In the genome of Rhodamnia argentea isolate NSW1041297 chromosome 3, ASM2092103v1, whole genome shotgun sequence, one region contains:
- the LOC115754384 gene encoding probable prefoldin subunit 3 has translation MASSSGSGEVTTERRGIPGAQFVEDVQTYLAQAGLDVNSALAFLQERLQQYKLVEMKLLAQQRDLQAKIPDIEKCLDIVATLQAKKGSGEALLADFEVSEGIYSRARIEDTDSVCLWLGANVMLEYSCDEATTLLQKNLENAKASLEVLVADLQFLRDQVTITQVTIARVYNWDVHQKRIRQAGAPAKDS, from the exons ATGGCGTCGTCATCGGGCTCAGGCGAGGTCACGACGGAGAGAAGAGGAATACCGGGCGCTCAATTCGTGGAAGATGTCCAGACTTACCTCGCACAAGCCGGCCTCGACGTCAACTCTGCTCTAGCCTTTCTCCAAGAGCG GCTTCAGCAATACAAGCTTGTTGAGATGAAACTCCTAGCTCAACAGAGGGATCTTCAG GCAAAAATTCCTGATATTGAGAAGTGTTTGGACATAGTCGCTACTCTACAGGCCAAGAAGGGTTCTGGTGAG GCACTCCTTGCTGATTTTGAAGTCTCTGAAGGCATATATTCACGAGCTCGCATTGAAGATACTGATTCAGTATGCTTATGGCTGGGAGCAAATGTTATGTTGGAGTATTCATGTGATGAG GCCACAACTCTTCTACAAAAGAACTTAGAAAATGCTAAAGCAAGTTTAGAAGTTCTTGTTGCTGATCTGCAATTCTTAAGGGACCAAGTAACAATCACGCAG GTTACGATTGCTCGTGTGTATAATTGGGATGTTCACCAAAAGAGAATCCGTCAAGCTGGTGCTCCTGCCAAAGACTCTTAA